The genomic interval tatctaagtgtaaaacggtgccataattatgtcaaaatgcttgatacagttgtctgctcttgtttataggttggggtgatgttggtaaacaagtatgcaaaatatgaaagcaatatgtcaaaggatataggaaaatatttggggtagtacgcaaagtttaacaaagatttatcaataatatgcatattcttagtataaaaggggcaataattctgtcaaaatgcttgatacagttgtatgctcttgtttataggttggggtcatgatggtaaacaagtatgcaaaatatgaaagcaatatgtcaagggacattgaaaatatttggggtagtacgcaaacttaaacatttgctgcatattctaagtggaaaaggggccataattatgacaaaatgcttgaaagagttgtctgctcatgtttataggttggggtcatgttggtaaacaagtatgcaaaatatgaaagcaatatgtcaagggacattgaaaataattggggtagtacgaaaactttaacatttgcacgctaacggaaacaGAAACGGCACGGAAATGGaaacgccgacgctggggtgagtaggatagctccactatatatatttcatgtataatagtcgagctaaaaattgttttaaccctttcccgcatagatacgcataatcgCGTCTTGATCGATTCCTTAATACATCCGTATGAAACCATACTTTTTATCTATTACTGCCAACTTACTACTTTTACAGTTGttaatcattacccgataatcctgtatagtCCATTATTAAAAAgacattctgataaatatttacgataaaagtgctcaaaatttccaagaaacacaaacattcaccatttgttgtcaaattttggcatatatgttactgtgtaaagatgtgataaaaaacgaccaatcggggcgtttttttccactaaaCATGTGTAAATTGCCTGATGTGATGTTCCccttttttttgcattataattattatatctcaatcatatttcaattagatctaacaaagtatgtactatcataaaatgattttattcgtaTAATTTGATAAATTAGaaagaattatattaaattagtttttcccaaatcaattgaCTTTTCACAGGAAAATATGCCAAACTCAAAATggcattttttccccaaaatgacaaagaaaaggtctgacaaagggtctatgttaccttctgcgtagtcaggtcatccttgtccaccacatcctcagcatccttgtcctgactcagcagcgactgTAGCAGCAGAAttgcttgatgtatttcttgtatgtatatttaggactcaaacaaattaataaaaaatgtaattaacacacacacgattatataaatgtaatgaaaatcaataacaaatgttcaacagcataaaatatggcaaattaataaatattacatcaagtgttacctttctgtaaacattgcattcaatattaatatatactcctccaaagataacttaaacaatttcatattttataaaaaaaagtattcatccatatacatttcttacatgacatcatggtgtttatagaaatgaaagtctaaaaatagcctcagttgctacgtacatgtgcatctatgtactAATATTACATGTTCAgttaaaatgctttgttttttcatgcaagaactttattttacaagaactaaattgtaggaccataatgacacaaatgttatgacaacataacataatatgcattaaatcTAATGTTgtaacaaaaaccctcacattgtataatcagataacaatatgtacacataaattatttgtatctttaactacccacttaatgttgtattgtaacatcacacactactatgttcgtatgctaaacaacacattgtcattgaaatactaatcactaattacaacaactaatacatacatgtacacactattccactctgaacaccaggatggtGTCGTCCCACTTCTGTCCCACAATGAttgatgatgtggtgctgctgtagcagactgaccatggTAGCCTCACTCCATCCTCATGagtagccagcgtagccagcttactctctccctcccagcccacctgtagtacagtgttggACCcccatccacagaccagcacctggcctgcaggggtcacatgtagaccaagTGGGCGCAGTAGTGCTGGGACtgagtatgtagccaggagtgtgccatccctggccagggtgagaagcttgggCTTGCTGTCGctgatgatgtacagcctgtctcctgtgggactcacagcacacttctctactgcaaaacagagtaacatcaagatattgaattactgttaatgttaaataatcttattaaacatactgcagtgatattgtataacgcatatgttgctataaagaggcctttacacatctaaaatatatgcatacatttcaatgatttaatagttaagtgtgacaataaacttcagtagcagagctattgtgtttacgtttgacaagtttaaatgcgactggtgagtaagagcaaaattacacagatggaaagaattacacatactaaaacaattgcacagttctatcaacaggtaaacatattgtacatgtacaatcatttaacaaccacaaaattaagacagggtcagaaagtgtctctctcccaggaactcagtttctatttatagacatgtcatgtagtgacagtcaaaatacttcattactcaagtttataaatcaataatagtgaatcttgttttggctacaatgtactgtacatgtagcattcaaagggcacatatgaattatataacaaatattttataatacatcagcgggttttctgctattacatctgaattttattttattatcatctcacaaagtatgtaactataatttatattattatttgttcaaaataacaagataaaggcctaatgggtcaatatttgttgattaaaaaaataaatcccaactcggttcatttagtcaataaaaattcccaaatttgtcattgtatgaatttaaaataacacaatttgactagactcctttgtccacaatggctagacaaatccctgtacataatacacatgttatcaggatggattcaccatgattcttacctgtataaTTAGCTGATCTATCTTGGTAgagtctgcagatcagtttgccattcagtgagtatttgtacagttcttgacgagaggtgacaaaaaggtctccttgGTGATGGGTTATACATCTACATTCATGTTGaaactgaaacttcctgccagaaacaagctttccctggttgccagtgataaactggacctcatgtatgttactagtattcacagccactgcaacctcactgggtgtgatcaaacAAATGTCAACTGGCCCAGCAttcacatcccagtgactcaccacctggtactgctggttcagcagcttgacattCTGATTATTCCAGTCTACAACCAGTACCTGCCCATCgggaagaacacatatgcctctgatataacatacatctttatcacttggtattctcacattatGCTTAGTAATACTCTGGACATTAAACACCTCGCCTGACTTTCCTAGCAGAGTtaatgcctgctgtattatatgcttacattttatgctggctataaggcagagctccttattatctccaattttctgaacaaattCATGGaaatgtgacaagtcattgtgaagactggtgcatttaaTAATAGAACTTGTAATTgacccttttatgcttataacttcatctctCATCTTGTTTAGTTCCttcacagtaatattatcaaatttattCAAGATAAAAagaacactcctacacatctcttcttttaaatattgctcatgtCCGCCCGATGTACTCACATAACTATTACCACACTCTTCTTTATCAtctatattaacatttaaattgccaCGCATTTGTTCTATCATGACTGCCCCATGTTCCTTATATGTTCTTAGCAATGCCTGAACACTGAGCTCCTGACTGATCTGAAGGCTTTTGATTTCTCCCAgaacagtttccagctccactgacagtcCCTGTAGGTCTGTGGGCTGCATGTCAGTCAGCTCATTAATTGgagtcactttactgcactggctgaaataaacaatcaatacatgtacataccaaggaatagtcagtgatattatgtaatgctttaaacaaatctacacatttaaacaagggctgtttgtaaaacatgcatgccccccatatgggctgtccattgtagtggcagccattgtgtgagcacgatttttgtcactgtgaccttaacctttgacctagtgacctgaaaatcaataggggtcatctgcgagtcacgatcaatgtacctatgaagtgtcatgatcctaggcaaaagcgttcttgagttatcatccgaaaatcattttactatttcgggtcaccgtgaccttgacctttgaccttgtgacctcaaaatcaataggggtcatctgcgagtcatgatcaatctacctatgaagtttcatgatactaggcaaaagtgttcttgagttatcatccgaaaaccattttactatttcaggtcaccgtgaccttgacctttgacctagtgacttcaaaaacaataggggtcatctgcaagtcatgatcaatctacctatgaagtttcatgatcctaggcgtatgcgttcttgagttatcatccggaaaccattttactatttcgggtcaccgtgaccttgacctttgacctagtgacctcaaaattgataggggtcatctgcgagtcatgatcaatctaccaattaagtttcatgatcctaggcgtatgcgttcttgagttatcatccggaaaccattttactatttcgggtcaccgtgaccttgacgtttgacctagtgacctcaaaattgataggggtcatctgtgagtcatgatcaatctacccatgaagtttcatgatcctaggcgtatgcattcttgagttatcatccggaaaccattttactatttcgggtcaccgtgaccttgacctttgacctagtgacctcaaaatcaataggggtcatctgcgagtcatgatcaatctacccatgaagtttcatgatcctaagcgtatgcgttcttgagttatcatccgaaaaccattttactattacgggtcaccgtgaccttgacctttgacctagtg from Dreissena polymorpha isolate Duluth1 chromosome 1, UMN_Dpol_1.0, whole genome shotgun sequence carries:
- the LOC127876068 gene encoding uncharacterized protein LOC127876068 isoform X1, which translates into the protein MATSAISRHSHKNEKLTILCNSHSELCCSRSVELNHSQCSKVTPINELTDMQPTDLQGLSVELETVLGEIKSLQISQELSVQALLRTYKEHGAVMIEQMRGNLNVNIDDKEECGNSYVSTSGGHEQYLKEEMCRSVLFILNKFDNITVKELNKMRDEVISIKGSITSSIIKCTSLHNDLSHFHEFVQKIGDNKELCLIASIKCKHIIQQALTLLGKSGEVFNVQSITKHNVRIPSDKDVCYIRGICVLPDGQVLVVDWNNQNVKLLNQQYQVVSHWDVNAGPVDICLITPSEVAVAVNTSNIHEVQFITGNQGKLVSGRKFQFQHECRCITHHQGDLFVTSRQELYKYSLNGKLICRLYQDRSANYTVEKCAVSPTGDRLYIISDSKPKLLTLARDGTLLATYSVPALLRPLGLHVTPAGQVLVCGWGSNTVLQVGWEGESKLATLATHEDGVRLPWSVCYSSTTSSIIVGQKWDDTILVFRVE
- the LOC127876068 gene encoding uncharacterized protein LOC127876068 isoform X2 → MQPTDLQGLSVELETVLGEIKSLQISQELSVQALLRTYKEHGAVMIEQMRGNLNVNIDDKEECGNSYVSTSGGHEQYLKEEMCRSVLFILNKFDNITVKELNKMRDEVISIKGSITSSIIKCTSLHNDLSHFHEFVQKIGDNKELCLIASIKCKHIIQQALTLLGKSGEVFNVQSITKHNVRIPSDKDVCYIRGICVLPDGQVLVVDWNNQNVKLLNQQYQVVSHWDVNAGPVDICLITPSEVAVAVNTSNIHEVQFITGNQGKLVSGRKFQFQHECRCITHHQGDLFVTSRQELYKYSLNGKLICRLYQDRSANYTVEKCAVSPTGDRLYIISDSKPKLLTLARDGTLLATYSVPALLRPLGLHVTPAGQVLVCGWGSNTVLQVGWEGESKLATLATHEDGVRLPWSVCYSSTTSSIIVGQKWDDTILVFRVE